In the genome of Salmo trutta chromosome 18, fSalTru1.1, whole genome shotgun sequence, one region contains:
- the LOC115153323 gene encoding F-box only protein 5, whose protein sequence is MKKHVAYKESGLKTSPLMGCIQVVVKQLSPGVTSANICLNNDVKCVHNKENNQYDCILDEVNLGCEAFEDSGYLSLQNSQMEDFYDVKEQGESLGLEIFSPYTPVADYHKAKHSASQLPLLKFQHAICQELTNGFKRTQSYDWTVISWLAEDSGLERVIGGNMGLECMDVLKALLERGMKHILTRILRLLDVDLIRCRKVSKSWRKIICQDKSALRKCDQAEQRLQDSRIPVGLENVGSLTRDTTLSRVVMSCMQRVASTPIQRSTKRMLSQRACTQVPYCSQQSRFREYQEAASSLKQHESLKPCKRCGSPAKHNAGAMRATCTRFSCAFDFCTQCQGPFHGSSACCTRLTWRPSNSTATPILIGSARSKRNVRRL, encoded by the exons ATGAAGAAACATGTCGCCTACAAGGAGTCAGGCCTCAAAACCTCACCACTCATGGGATGCATCCAAGTAGTAGTCAAACAACTCTCTCCAGGTGTCACCTCTGCCAACATTTGCCTCAACAATGATGTGAAATGTGTTCACAATAAGGAGAACAACCAATATGACTGTATCCTTGACGAGGTGAACCTAGGCTGTGAAGCATTCGAGGACAGCGGTTACCTGTCTTTACAGAACAGCCAGATGGAGGACTTTTATGATGTTAAGGAACAAGGGGAGTCTCTAGGACTGGAGATATTCTCCCCATATACTCCAGTTGCTGATTACCACAAGGCTAAGCACTCTGCCTCTCAACTCCCCTTACTGAAGTTTCAACATGCCATATGCCAAGAACTCACCAATGGCTTCAAGAGGACCCAGAGCTATGACTGGACTGTCATTAGCTGGCTAGCAGAGGACTCTGGCCTTGAAAGGGTTATTGGTGGGAACATGGGCCTTGAGTGTATGGATGTTTTAAAAGCGCTGCTGGAGAGGGGCATGAAGCACATCCTAACCAGGATCCTGCGTCTTCTTGATGTTGACTTGATACG CTGTAGAAAAGTGAGCAAGAGCTGGAGAAAAATAATCTGCCAAGACAAGTCTGCACTACGTAAATGCGACCAGGCTGAACAGAGACTACAG GACTCAAGAATCCCTGTAGGACTGGAGAATGTGGGTTCTTTGACGCGAGACACCACCCTGTCCAGGGTTGTAATGTCCTGTATGCAGAGAGTAGCTTCAACCCCTATCCAGAGGTCTACCAAGAGGATGCTCTCCCAGAGAGCATGCACGCAGGTGCCATACTGCTCCCAGCAATCTCGCTTCAGAGAATACCAAGAG GCTGCCAGTTCGCTGAAGCAACACGAGTCGCTGAAGCCCTGTAAGCGCTGCGGCTCTCCAGCCAAGCACAACGCAGGCGCAATGAGGGCCACCTGTACCCGCTTTAGTTGTGCCTTTGACTTCTGCACCCAGTGCCAGGGCCCCTTCCACGGCTCCTCAGCCTGCTGCACCCGGCTGACATGGCGGCCTAGCAACTCCACAGCCACCCCCATCCTCATTGGCAGCGCTCGCAGCAAGAGGAACGTCAGGCGCCTGTGA